A window from Solanum stenotomum isolate F172 chromosome 5, ASM1918654v1, whole genome shotgun sequence encodes these proteins:
- the LOC125864278 gene encoding uncharacterized protein LOC125864278 isoform X1, whose product MGRRKERKLAAKGAAGRRVKLDLFAEPSGDLGGSSVQDEVGGEEDSKIHAELPNSPLSSGQEPENPLMLLGQYSDDEVDEESVEGLKRAASEDSSLDHEDKGKHSGDEETDVNGEIGSTVMEVEEKAIDNGSDLPSLSDRPAEDSSKENNASVSVDLHAQLSVLDQIAAPTTSDAQALGDASAGWKMVLHEESNQYYYWNTVTGETSWEVPQILGHAAEPRLEEKVTAETECMGSTTLENLESSAKNDIDTRQTGVSYSDINEYRKAMDDDLHDKKGGNDEDQSGTINGSEQIDSQCNEISSPGGSLSSGQSDHAPEGHLNGSGEDFTKCRDADYVPEDETEADFSSDLVKHCERLLEQLETMKGSEFYVQYDRISKYALELEIRLADIRSLACNGLSLLPFWVHSERKIKLLDSEINQLCGLFLSVQQNDVEAGHESHRDSDNGERSSCPATGDASEESGATGVPVHEDLTPQTVLHPAEEVDMDVDMEVEDTEPSRSLTVCDALHAPNHAPLDGPSLSVQQTKLESSILEQTLTVPPPPDEDWIPPPPPDNEPFPPPPPDEPLDHTHAVPSNMESVQSFPYNLAYPGSTFDYYGQTNPEVASSLYATSDGQIAVTHHPLYYQIPTTYSVAPVAINHVDPSAYYGHQDGALQPVSVVSGTESSGLPAIPVHENVAPDAIPSLDVNKGSRSDLSAKSEADVAANLVNETTSFDVPATQSSLATETASAMEGVGVSSTSVATGTVATASTAPSKVPSKVLRKKQTVGVVSTLRSNRKVSSLVDKWKAAKEELHAEEEEERESALEKLEKKRQREIEEWRAQQIASGEAKDNANFQPLGGDWRERVKRKRVEKMREAEKQPSEENEQPDLDVISRGLPSGWQAYWDDSTKQVYYGNAVTSETSWNRPTN is encoded by the exons ATGGGGAGGAGAAAAGAGCGTAAACTTGCAGCAAAAGGTGCCGCCGGTCGGAGAGTTAAGCTCGATCTCTTCGCGGAACCCTCTG GAGATTTAGGTGGCTCCTCTGTCCAAGATGAGGTTGGAGGGGAAGAAGACTCCAAGATTCATGCCGAGCTACCTAATTCACCATTGTCTTCAG GTCAAGAACCGGAGAATCCTCTTATGCTGCTTGGGCAATATAGTGACGATGAAGTGGATGAGGAGTCGGTTGAAGGACTTAAACGTGCTGCTTCAGAGGATTCTTCTCTTGATCATGAAGACAAG GGAAAGCACTCTGGCGACGAGGAAACTGATGTTAATGGGGAAATTGGTTCTACTGTTATGGAAGTTGAAGAGAAAGCTATTGACAATGGCTCTGATCTACCAAGTCTCTCAGATAGACCTGCAGAAGATAGTTCTAAAGAAAACAATGCTTCTGTCTCAGTTGATTTACATGCACAGTTGAGTGTGTTGGATCAGATTGCTGCTCCTACAACTTCGGATGCACAGGCTCTGGGGGATGCAAGTGCAGGGTGGAAGATGGTGTTGCACGAAGAGAGTAACCAGTACTATTATTGGAACACAGTAACAGGCGAGACTTCATGGGAAGTGCCTCAGATATTGGGTCATGCAGCTGAACCGAGGTTAGAAGAGAAAGTTACTGCTGAAACTGAATGCATGGGCAGCACCACCTTGGAGAACTTAGAATCCTCTGCAAAAAATGATATAGACACTAGACAGACTGGCGTCAGCTATAGCGACATCAATGAATACAGGAAGGCAATGGATGACGACTTACATGATAAAAAAGGAGGCAATGATGAGGACCAGAGTGGCACAATAAATGGCTCTGAACAAATTGATTCACAGTGCAATGAAATATCTTCTCCTGGTGGATCTCTTTCTTCAGGGCAATCAGATCATGCTCCTGAAGGTCATTTGAACGGGTCAGGTGAAGATTTTACAAAATGCAGGGATGCAGATTATGTTCCAGAAGATGAAACTGAGGCAGACTTTTCCTCTGACCTGGTAAAACATTGTGAACGTTTGCTAGAGCAACTGGAGACCATGAAAGG GTCTGAATTTTACGTACAGTATGATCGAATTTCAAAATATGCATTGGAACTTGAGATTAGGCTAGCTGATATAAGGTCCTTAGCCTGTAATGGGCTTTCATTACTTCCCTTCTGGGTGCACTCCGAGAGGAAGATAAAACTGTTAGATTCAGAAATAAATCAACTTTGTGGGCTATTCTTATCAGTACAACAGAATGATGTTGAGGCTGGTCATGAATCCCACAGAGACAGTGATAATGGAGAGAGGTCAAGCTGTCCTGCCACTGG TGATGCAAGTGAGGAAAGTGGAGCCACTGGGGTCCCTGTACATGAAGATTTAACTCCTCAAACAGTGCTTCATCCGGCTGAGGAAGTAGACATGGATGTGGATATGGAAGTTGAAGATACAGAACCTTCAAGAAGCTTAACTGTGTGTGATGCACTGCATGCCCCAAATCATGCCCCACTGGATGGACCAAGTCTGTCAGTGCAACAGACAAAATTGGAGTCCTCAATCCTGGAACAAACACTTACCGTTCCTCCTCCACCTGATGAAGACTGGATTCCTCCTCCACCTCCTGATAATGAACCTTTTCCGCCACCACCACCTGATGAACCTCTAGATCACACACATGCTGTTCCTTCAAATATGGAATCAGTTCAATCTTTTCCTTACAACTTAGCTTATCCGGGTTCAACATTTGATTACTATGGGCAAACTAATCCTGAAGTTGCTAGTAGTTTATATGCAACTTCCGATGGTCAGATAGCTGTTACTCATCACCCTTTATATTATCAAATCCCAACTACATATAGTGTGGCTCCTGTGGCGATCAACCATGTCGACCCCAGTGCATACTATGGCCATCAGGATGGGGCACTGCAGCCTGTCTCTGTTGTCAGTGGTACAGAGTCTTCTGGTCTTCCAGCTATACCAGTTCATGAAAATGTTGCCCCTGATGCAATTCCATCCTTAGATGTCAACAAGGGGTCACGATCTGATTTATCAGCAAAATCTGAGGCTGATGTAGCTGCTAATTTGGTGAATGAAACGACATCTTTTGATGTTCCTGCCACACAATCCTCTTTAGCTACAGAAACCGCATCAGCAATGGAGGGTGTTGGTGTGTCTTCTACATCTGTTGCCACTGGCACTGTTGCTACTGCTTCAACTGCTCCCTCAAAAGTTCCATCAAAAG TTTTGCGTAAAAAGCAGACTGTGGGTGTGGTGTCCACATTAAGGTCTAATAGGAAAGTGTCGAGCTTGGTTGACAAG TGGAAAGCTGCCAAAGAGGAGCTGCATgcggaggaggaagaagaacgTGAAAGTGCTCTTGAGAAGCTGGAGAAGAAACGACAACGAGAAATAGAG GAATGGCGTGCTCAGCAAATTGCAAGTGGGGAGGCCAAAGATAATGCTAATTTCCAGCCACTTGGCGGCGATTG GCGAGAGCGTGTGAAACGAAAAAGAGTAGAAAAGATGAGGGAGGCTGAAAAGCAACCATCTGAAGAAAATGAGCAACCTGATCTGGATGTCATTTCAAGAGGTCTTCCATCTGGATGGCAG GCTTATTGGGATGATTCCACGAAGCAGGTCTATTATGGAAATGCTGTGACATCAGAAACATCCTGGAATAGACCAACTAACTGA
- the LOC125864278 gene encoding uncharacterized protein LOC125864278 isoform X2 produces MLLGQYSDDEVDEESVEGLKRAASEDSSLDHEDKGKHSGDEETDVNGEIGSTVMEVEEKAIDNGSDLPSLSDRPAEDSSKENNASVSVDLHAQLSVLDQIAAPTTSDAQALGDASAGWKMVLHEESNQYYYWNTVTGETSWEVPQILGHAAEPRLEEKVTAETECMGSTTLENLESSAKNDIDTRQTGVSYSDINEYRKAMDDDLHDKKGGNDEDQSGTINGSEQIDSQCNEISSPGGSLSSGQSDHAPEGHLNGSGEDFTKCRDADYVPEDETEADFSSDLVKHCERLLEQLETMKGSEFYVQYDRISKYALELEIRLADIRSLACNGLSLLPFWVHSERKIKLLDSEINQLCGLFLSVQQNDVEAGHESHRDSDNGERSSCPATGDASEESGATGVPVHEDLTPQTVLHPAEEVDMDVDMEVEDTEPSRSLTVCDALHAPNHAPLDGPSLSVQQTKLESSILEQTLTVPPPPDEDWIPPPPPDNEPFPPPPPDEPLDHTHAVPSNMESVQSFPYNLAYPGSTFDYYGQTNPEVASSLYATSDGQIAVTHHPLYYQIPTTYSVAPVAINHVDPSAYYGHQDGALQPVSVVSGTESSGLPAIPVHENVAPDAIPSLDVNKGSRSDLSAKSEADVAANLVNETTSFDVPATQSSLATETASAMEGVGVSSTSVATGTVATASTAPSKVPSKVLRKKQTVGVVSTLRSNRKVSSLVDKWKAAKEELHAEEEEERESALEKLEKKRQREIEEWRAQQIASGEAKDNANFQPLGGDWRERVKRKRVEKMREAEKQPSEENEQPDLDVISRGLPSGWQAYWDDSTKQVYYGNAVTSETSWNRPTN; encoded by the exons ATGCTGCTTGGGCAATATAGTGACGATGAAGTGGATGAGGAGTCGGTTGAAGGACTTAAACGTGCTGCTTCAGAGGATTCTTCTCTTGATCATGAAGACAAG GGAAAGCACTCTGGCGACGAGGAAACTGATGTTAATGGGGAAATTGGTTCTACTGTTATGGAAGTTGAAGAGAAAGCTATTGACAATGGCTCTGATCTACCAAGTCTCTCAGATAGACCTGCAGAAGATAGTTCTAAAGAAAACAATGCTTCTGTCTCAGTTGATTTACATGCACAGTTGAGTGTGTTGGATCAGATTGCTGCTCCTACAACTTCGGATGCACAGGCTCTGGGGGATGCAAGTGCAGGGTGGAAGATGGTGTTGCACGAAGAGAGTAACCAGTACTATTATTGGAACACAGTAACAGGCGAGACTTCATGGGAAGTGCCTCAGATATTGGGTCATGCAGCTGAACCGAGGTTAGAAGAGAAAGTTACTGCTGAAACTGAATGCATGGGCAGCACCACCTTGGAGAACTTAGAATCCTCTGCAAAAAATGATATAGACACTAGACAGACTGGCGTCAGCTATAGCGACATCAATGAATACAGGAAGGCAATGGATGACGACTTACATGATAAAAAAGGAGGCAATGATGAGGACCAGAGTGGCACAATAAATGGCTCTGAACAAATTGATTCACAGTGCAATGAAATATCTTCTCCTGGTGGATCTCTTTCTTCAGGGCAATCAGATCATGCTCCTGAAGGTCATTTGAACGGGTCAGGTGAAGATTTTACAAAATGCAGGGATGCAGATTATGTTCCAGAAGATGAAACTGAGGCAGACTTTTCCTCTGACCTGGTAAAACATTGTGAACGTTTGCTAGAGCAACTGGAGACCATGAAAGG GTCTGAATTTTACGTACAGTATGATCGAATTTCAAAATATGCATTGGAACTTGAGATTAGGCTAGCTGATATAAGGTCCTTAGCCTGTAATGGGCTTTCATTACTTCCCTTCTGGGTGCACTCCGAGAGGAAGATAAAACTGTTAGATTCAGAAATAAATCAACTTTGTGGGCTATTCTTATCAGTACAACAGAATGATGTTGAGGCTGGTCATGAATCCCACAGAGACAGTGATAATGGAGAGAGGTCAAGCTGTCCTGCCACTGG TGATGCAAGTGAGGAAAGTGGAGCCACTGGGGTCCCTGTACATGAAGATTTAACTCCTCAAACAGTGCTTCATCCGGCTGAGGAAGTAGACATGGATGTGGATATGGAAGTTGAAGATACAGAACCTTCAAGAAGCTTAACTGTGTGTGATGCACTGCATGCCCCAAATCATGCCCCACTGGATGGACCAAGTCTGTCAGTGCAACAGACAAAATTGGAGTCCTCAATCCTGGAACAAACACTTACCGTTCCTCCTCCACCTGATGAAGACTGGATTCCTCCTCCACCTCCTGATAATGAACCTTTTCCGCCACCACCACCTGATGAACCTCTAGATCACACACATGCTGTTCCTTCAAATATGGAATCAGTTCAATCTTTTCCTTACAACTTAGCTTATCCGGGTTCAACATTTGATTACTATGGGCAAACTAATCCTGAAGTTGCTAGTAGTTTATATGCAACTTCCGATGGTCAGATAGCTGTTACTCATCACCCTTTATATTATCAAATCCCAACTACATATAGTGTGGCTCCTGTGGCGATCAACCATGTCGACCCCAGTGCATACTATGGCCATCAGGATGGGGCACTGCAGCCTGTCTCTGTTGTCAGTGGTACAGAGTCTTCTGGTCTTCCAGCTATACCAGTTCATGAAAATGTTGCCCCTGATGCAATTCCATCCTTAGATGTCAACAAGGGGTCACGATCTGATTTATCAGCAAAATCTGAGGCTGATGTAGCTGCTAATTTGGTGAATGAAACGACATCTTTTGATGTTCCTGCCACACAATCCTCTTTAGCTACAGAAACCGCATCAGCAATGGAGGGTGTTGGTGTGTCTTCTACATCTGTTGCCACTGGCACTGTTGCTACTGCTTCAACTGCTCCCTCAAAAGTTCCATCAAAAG TTTTGCGTAAAAAGCAGACTGTGGGTGTGGTGTCCACATTAAGGTCTAATAGGAAAGTGTCGAGCTTGGTTGACAAG TGGAAAGCTGCCAAAGAGGAGCTGCATgcggaggaggaagaagaacgTGAAAGTGCTCTTGAGAAGCTGGAGAAGAAACGACAACGAGAAATAGAG GAATGGCGTGCTCAGCAAATTGCAAGTGGGGAGGCCAAAGATAATGCTAATTTCCAGCCACTTGGCGGCGATTG GCGAGAGCGTGTGAAACGAAAAAGAGTAGAAAAGATGAGGGAGGCTGAAAAGCAACCATCTGAAGAAAATGAGCAACCTGATCTGGATGTCATTTCAAGAGGTCTTCCATCTGGATGGCAG GCTTATTGGGATGATTCCACGAAGCAGGTCTATTATGGAAATGCTGTGACATCAGAAACATCCTGGAATAGACCAACTAACTGA